From the Echeneis naucrates chromosome 7, fEcheNa1.1, whole genome shotgun sequence genome, the window GTTGATCCAGGATgacttcacagagaaaaaacaatcGCACAAAGATCCAGTGCGACTCTGCTTGTATTAGAAAAGTCTCTTTTACCATTGTTAAAGTTTTCTTGTTCACATTGTAATCCATGACCTCAGTCCCTGCAGGTGCAGATGGGAATGGCAGCTCACCCACACGTCTCAACACAGTGTTGTTTCCTCGGGTCGAATGATTTCAGCAGAGACACTTTGCTCTGGTCTGTTGCATTGGTTGGACGTATTAAAGAGTAAGGCCATAATtcgtaaaataaaaacaactattGATTCTCCGTGTCATGATGCTGCTTCTTAGGGTCGCACAATAAAGATACAAGGGCCCCCCCCCAGACTTCGGGACTGGATTAGAATGTCTGTGTCATCCCCTTCACCTGAACACTTTGAGTATAAAAtcttcaaagacaaaacaagagaTAAGCACAGTTAACCCATTCATCAACTGTGGATTTGTGCAAGCATGAAGCAGCAGATGTTCATCCCACTGTAAGTACTCAGGTCTCGTCACTCAGCTTCCATGATGATTTATTGAACTCAACCTCGGTTGGAGCTAAGCTGGCTCCACAATGATCTGATCATTTGACATTGTCCTGTTAATTTCAAACCTCAACCTCTTTATGATTAATGAAAGTTTGGATTTTACAGCATtaggttatttttgtttttgtttttttggggggtcaGAGAAAGTtgacacagacagaaatcaaATTTTACATCAATGACAGATGAAGCTCATTTTATAGCGGTAAACgatattcatattttctgtttgtgtctgtctgtgtgtgctgtgatcAGGGCAGATTTTGTCATGTGACTGTGAACgaatttctgtcttttactCGACTTCTCTCCAGTAAATGACATTACAGTTTTAACTCTGATTTATCCTTGAGGAGAAATCCTATCTCCTATCCACTGTCTGTGCCAATTAGCTTTCAAAGGTCACAGGGCCAATAGAACCAAGACACTGGGCTAGGGGGCGGAGTAGAGCTTTGACAGATTGCCAGTCTATTACAGCACCgtcataaacagacacacaaccacactcaGGCTTACATTCATGCCTACAGGCAATTGAGACTCTCCAATTTAACTAAACATGCAAATCCTGGAGTACCAAAAAGAACCAATACAGGTAGTGGGAGAACAAGATTCTGATAAAACACTGATGTAGTAATGGTACAGTGGAATTAAACTACCAGTAACAAGGGAGTAGCTCCTAATATCTTCAGAGGGATGAAGAAATACAACTTAACGCTTAACACTAttttaaacacagttttgtttgcCAGTGCTCGAACAACACTCTTATTTCATCTTCATGGTAAAATGCCCAACTGTTCACCCTCCATAGGCTGGTCCTTTGTTTAACTTGTTTAATATGCAActgatttatttgttcagttaGTTTGTTGGTGTGTTATAAAGTGTTTCGGGGTGAAATGGATTTGGAGAACAATGATATGTTGTGACCCTCCTGCAACTGCTTTCACAACAGTTTGTGTAAATGCAAACATATGTGCATGTTTTAGTCTAATTGGAGGTTGTCCTCAGTCTGGGACCTTCTGCATCATCTGGAGTTCCAATAGTCAGGCCACGACAATGTGTCTGTCTGATTCACACTGCTGGATATAACAAGACCTCCACTCACTGTGAGCTGAGCTGATCTGGGCTGATTTTAAACATCTTCAGATGAACAACATAAACAGTGgtaatgtttctgtttctgtcaagAAACAATGGACACTGACAACTGATCAGAAGGAGAAAAGCATGAACAAAGACTGCTGATGACATGTTCACTTCAGAAGGCAAACAGCGGCATCATCTTCCTTGGTTGCTTCATTACAAACATAATCACTATTGTAAACCATCTCACTGGTCCCTGAGTGACAGGACCTGTACCAGGACCATCTGCCACTTTCTTtaaatcactttgattttaaacCTAAtgtgagaattttttttattatttccactgTGAATATAATTACTTACAGTCCTTGGAATCATGTAATGCCaaatgccaaaaaacaaaaactaaacactgTTTTGAATGAGCATTAAAATGGTAATCATGATGGCAGTGTCTCAAGTTTAATCTTCGTTGCATTTCTCTACCTCATTCACTTTTGTCTCACCGTACAAACAACATGATCTTAGGAAACTTTAGGGACATTAGGAAAATTCAAACTTCTTTGTCTCCTACAGCATTCTTTATGATCTTACAAAAGAACAGCCTCACCAATCCACTTCTTATAAAGCAGCTCACATAATTTGTGGGTGGTCATCTGTCTGGCTTGGTTTCCACAATGAGCGtattattatttgaatgttCTGCTGATGTAGTATTTTTCTTAAGTCAACATCTTGGTCCACATGttctattcatttaaatgaaaatgggtTGATGGATGGAGATTCATGCTTACCATTACCGCATTTACCATTACATTCACTAGTTAACGTCCACTGCTTCAAAGTAACTTACATAGAATCAAACACCACAACTCAAGAAAACACTCATTACACTTCTGTAGACCGGCCATTCCTTTTCTCCACTTTTAGTTCGTCATCTCTGCTTACATGACGCAATAAGGCTCTCGTGGCAGATGAGGTTTAGTCCTGCAGCAGGCTGGTAGATGGGAAAGGAGCCCTTTCTTCAAGTCTTTGTtaaggaagaaacaaacaatggGGTTGACCCCAGCTTGAGCGAAACTCATCCACACTGTGGTGGAGAGGTACCGATGTGGTATTGTGCAAGCCTTGACAAACACCCTCCAATAGCAAGCCACTATGTAGGGAGACCAGAGCACCAGGAACAGCAGGGTGATCACATAGAACATCCTGCCAAGTTTTTTCTCAGCTTTGAACTCCTCCATGCCCAACAGGCGTCGGTTCTGATTGTGCAAGTTCTGTCGGATTCCCAGTAAAGTGGGCGGCATTGGGCCCCTGCCAAAGCCTGCAATCCAGTTAGCTGCTGCTTGACCAGTAGCCCCCGGCCCGTGGAAGGTCCAGTTCTGACTGATGGCTGGTACCATCTGGACTGGCTTCATTTTGCGGTGCTTATATTCAAACAGCAGTAACTTCATGTAGACCACATGCGTGGCTAGAATGAGTACAGCAAGCATTAACATGAAGCCCAGTGTGTCATTAGCCTTAAAGTAGCGATGCTCAAATATGCACTGGTCCTCCTCGCGAATGAATTTGTAGGTGCCCACATCAAAAACAGGTGGAAAAGCCATGGCCACAGAAAGTGTCCACACCATGCACACCACTGCCACACATGTCCAGAATGTCATGCGTTTTGAGTAAAAGCGGTGGTGTGCAATGGCCATGTAGCGTGTTATGCTGATGCAGAAAAGCATGAAGGCAGCATGGAAGCAGAAGAGCACTGCCATGAAGGCCACCACCTTGCAGCTAAGCACACTGTAAGTCCAAGCCGAGCCGTTTTTTATAGACACCAGCACAAAAGGGAAGCAGATGGCTGAACGGATGGTGTCTGCCAGGCAGAGGTCCAACAGGAAGTAATATGGCGCTTTGTGAAGGGCCTGGTCCCGCAGTACAAGCAGAGACACCACCAGGTTGCCGGTGAGGCTGATGCAGATGATCAGTCCCAGTATCACCAGTTTGATGTAGGTGGAGACGGCTGAGGAAGGACTTTCTGCTACCATATCTCCGACAGTAGCTGCCACAGCTGCCATAGGCCCGGTAGGTGCCTCactgctttcatttccattcgCCATCCTGAATGCCCCGCCCCCCATACCACCTTTCCCTCAAGCACCAAAGCCACCActtccccaccaccaccaccctctgTTGGTTGTTCTGTCGTCCTCGTGGTTGCTTCCTCTTTTGCAGTTCACAAAGAACAGGAATACCTTAATCCACATTGCCCCATTTCTAGCAGGGTTCTCGTCTTGCCTCCTGATCCCACCAGGGTTCCTGgaaaacatatacacacacaaaaaaaaaaaactcagcaaaATAACAATCTGCCCTAAACAAAGCCATACtaagaaatcaaaacaacaaaaatatcacacaaaacaaaaataaatcaaaactttaCAACAGTGGAGTGGTTTGATTATGAGGGACTGACACAGAACAGAATGGACACACTGCAGAACAGAATGCTGACGTGGTAAAACTGTGGGGGATTCATTGATAAT encodes:
- the gpr173 gene encoding putative G-protein coupled receptor 173, producing the protein MGGGAFRMANGNESSEAPTGPMAAVAATVGDMVAESPSSAVSTYIKLVILGLIICISLTGNLVVSLLVLRDQALHKAPYYFLLDLCLADTIRSAICFPFVLVSIKNGSAWTYSVLSCKVVAFMAVLFCFHAAFMLFCISITRYMAIAHHRFYSKRMTFWTCVAVVCMVWTLSVAMAFPPVFDVGTYKFIREEDQCIFEHRYFKANDTLGFMLMLAVLILATHVVYMKLLLFEYKHRKMKPVQMVPAISQNWTFHGPGATGQAAANWIAGFGRGPMPPTLLGIRQNLHNQNRRLLGMEEFKAEKKLGRMFYVITLLFLVLWSPYIVACYWRVFVKACTIPHRYLSTTVWMSFAQAGVNPIVCFFLNKDLKKGLLSHLPACCRTKPHLPREPYCVM